A genome region from Nycticebus coucang isolate mNycCou1 chromosome 4, mNycCou1.pri, whole genome shotgun sequence includes the following:
- the CEP68 gene encoding centrosomal protein of 68 kDa has product MALGEDAAEVEASAGPKAVSYRRCSCGEPEGDTPGPVSREQPHHLEAEGGPIFPVWGAEEPPAPACPSGAYQPQTSDAHRELVADGPEPAPHCLHPPASTGGDLLHSVGSQMEESKLSTSGELPQTLTLPRTTALCSGHNADTENDPSPDDWPQVLDLSQQPHNSGFPFPSWQKAMVSRGATVPQLSTCNISASSMGSSFQSQQEKVEPQNCSLAKASSSQKLVVPQERNPSVVGLGPQFKWSPQPVVSGGDAPGLGQRRLSFQAEYWACVLPDTLPPSPDRQSPLWNPNKEYEDLLDYTYPLRPGPQLPKHLDSRVLTDPVLQDSGVDLDSFSASPASTLKSPTNVSPSCLPAESTALPFSGSREPSIKCWPSGVPQKRGSMGLASCSQLTSTPRAPGSRDAPWESREPALREKDWPHTGKHLEVGSPQLRKQDRGWPSSRTENQKKASPSIWHPVYAESRWKAEEEVESDDEYLALPARLTQVSSLVSYLGSVPTLVTLPTRAAKGQSSLEVSDSDGPASFPSDSSQSQLPPGAALRRPGETEGQNHCFLRSIIRARDSAEEGSLVNSQALGVTSGLLKTHPSLPAMLDPWSFSAPSAEGQLPRRGGEQGEESLVQCVKTFCCQLEELICWLYNVADITDHRTLPRSNLTGLKSSLQLYRQFKKDIDEHQSLTESVLQKGEILLQCLLDNTPALKDVLGRIAKQSGELESHADRLYESILVSLDMLAGCTLMPDKKPMAAEERSCEGVQPGIFSGRDVSQMLGEEKNFKEVLARTIQH; this is encoded by the exons ATGGCCCTGGGTGAAGACGCAGCGGAGGTGGAAGCATCTGCAGGCCCCAAGGCCGTGTCCTACAGGAGATGTAGCTGTGGGGAACCAGAGGGGGATACCCCAGGGCCTGTGAGCAGGGAGCAGCCCCACCACCTGGAAGCGGAGGGAGGACCTATCTTCCCTGTGTGGGGGGCAGAGGAGccccctgcccctgcctgcccCTCTGGAGCCTACCAGCCACAGACCAGTGACGCCCACAGAGAGCTGGTGGCTGATGGACCTGAGCCTGCCCCTCATTGCCTGCATCCTCCTGCCAGCACGGGAGGAGACCTTTTGCACTCTGTGGGAAGCCAG ATGGAGGAGTCCAAGCTTTCTACCTCTGGGGAGCTACCTCAGACTCTTACACTTCCCAGAACTACAGCTCTTTGCTCAGGACACAATGCTGACACCGAAAATGATCCATCCCCAGATGATTGGCCTCAGGTGCTGGACCTCAGTCAGCAGCCTCACAACTCAGGGTTCCCTTTCCCATCCTGGCAGAAGGCCATGGTGAGCCGAGGTGCCACTGTTCCTCAGCTTTCCACCTGCAACATCTCAGCCTCCTCCATGGGCAGCAGTTTCCAGAGTCAACAGGAGAAAGTGGAGCCTCAGAATTGCTCCCTTGCCAAGGCCTCCTCCTCCCAGAAGCTGGTTGTTCCCCAGGAACGGAATCCCTCTGTGGTGGGACTAGGGCCTCAGTTCAAGTGGTCACCACAGCCTGTGGTCTCAGGGGGTGATGCTCCTGGGCTAGGCCAGAGGCGCCTCTCCTTCCAGGCTGAGTACTGGGCCTGCGTGCTGCCGGATACCCTGCCTCCTTCACCTGATCGCCAGTCCCCTCTCTGGAATCCAAATAAAGAGTATGAAGACCTGCTTGACTATACTTACCCACTGAGGCCTGGGCCTCAGCTCCCAAAGCACCTTGATAGCCGAGTGCTGACTGACCCTGTCCTACAGGACTCAGGTGTAGACCTGGATAGTTTCTCTGCCTCGCCAGCAAGCACCCTCAAATCACCCACTAATGTCTCTCCCAGTTGCCTACCAGCAGAGTCCACTGCTCTGCCATTTTCTGGCTCAAGAGAGCCAAGCATTAAGTGCTGGCCCTCTGGAGTACCCCAGAAACGGGGCAGCATGGGCTTGGCATCTTGTAGCCAGCTCACATCTACCCCCAGAGCCCCAGGCAGTAGGGATGCTCCTTGGGAGAGCAGAGAGCCAGCCCTGAGGGAAAAGGACTGGCCACACACGGGCAAGCACCTTGAGGTGGGTTCTCCCCAGTTGAGGAAACAGGACAGAGGGTGGCCCTCATCTAGGACAGAGAACCAGAAGAAGGCCAGCCCGAGTATCTGGCATCCTGTTTATGCAGAGTCTAGATGGAAAGCAGAAGAGGAGGTGGAGAGTGATGACGAGTACCTCGCCCTGCCCGCTCGGCTCACGCAGGTTTCTAGTTTGGTTTCATATCTGGGTTCTGTTCCCACCTTGGTTACCCTGCCCACCCGGGCTGCCAAAGGGCAGAGCTCCCTGGAAGTGTCAGACAGTGATGGGCCAGCTTCTTTCCCATCTGACTCCAGCCAAAGCCAGCTTCCCCCTGGGGCTGCACTGCGAAGGCCTGGTGAAACCGAGGGACAGAACCACTGTTTCCTGCGCTCCATCATCCGTGCCCGGGACTCTGCAGAGGAAGGGAGTCTGGTGAACAGCCAGGCCCTCGGGGTCACTTCTGGACTGTTGAAAACACACCCCTCCTTGCCAGCTATGTTGGACCCGTGGTCATTCTCAGCCCCAAGTGCTGAAGGGCAGCTTCCCAGGAGAGGTGGTGAGCAGGGAGAAGAGTCGCTGGTGCAGTGTGTGAAG ACATTTTGCTGTCAGCTGGAAGAGCTGATCTGCTGGCTGTATAATGTTGCAGACATTACTGACCACAGAACTCTGCCCAGGTCTAATCTCACAGGTCTCAAGTCTTCTCTGCAGCTTTACCGG CAATTTAAGAAAGATATAGATGAACATCAGTCCCTGACGGAAAGCGTCCTACAGAAGGGAGAGATTCTTCTTCAGTGCCTGTTGGATAATACCCCAG CTTTAAAGGATGTCCTTGGGAGGATTGCAAAGCAGTCTGGTGAGCTGGAGAGCCATGCAGATCGCCTATATGAGTCTATCTTGGTGTCTCTGGACATGTTGGCTGGTTGTACCCTTATGCCTGACAAAAAGCCCATGGCAGCAGAGGAGCGCTCATGTGAAGGGGTTCAACCTG gCATCTTCTCAGGCAGAGATGTGAGCCAAATGCTGGGTGAAgagaaaaactttaaagaagtCCTTGCAAGAACCATTCAACACTGA